DNA from Gemmatimonadaceae bacterium:
ATGGCCTTCGCCAACAGTTCTCCCACCGACAGCACCTTGAGCTGCTCGAAGCGACGCGATTGCGGGATGGCGATCGTGTCCGTGACCGTCACTTCGGCGATGGGCGCGGCCGTTAGGCGTTCGACAGCCGGTCCCGAGAGCAGCGCGTGCGTCGCGCAAACGTAAATGTCCTTGGCGCCAAGTGACTTGAGCGCGCGCGCCGCCTCGGTGACCGTTCCTGCCGTGTCGATCATGTCGTCGGGAATGAGACAATCCCGACCCTCCACTTCGCCAACCACGTTCAAGACTTCGGCGACGTTGGCCGTTGGGCGGCGCTTGTCGATGATCGCGAACGACCCGTTGAGCCGCTTCGCGAATCCCCGCGCCATTTTCGCCGATCCGACATCCGGCGCCACCACGACCAGGTCGCGCAACTGCTTCTTGCGATAGTGCGACACGAACACCGGCGCGGCGTACAGGTGATCGACCGGAATGTCGAAGAACCCCTGCAACGCGTGCTGGTGGAAATCGATGCCTAACACGCGGTTCGCGCCCGCGGTCGTGATCAGATTCGCCACCAGCTTCGCGCCGATCGCCACCCGCGGCTGGTCCTTGCGATCCTGCCGCGAGTAGCCGTAGTACGGCATCACACACGTAATGCGTGCCGCCGACGCCCGGCGCGCGGCATCGATCAGGAGCAGCAGCTCCATGATCGAATCCGCCGGCGGATTCGTCGGCTGCACGATGAACACGTCCGCGCCGCGCACGTTCTCGTCGATGCGAACGAAAATTTCTCCGTCGGCGAATCGCGAGATTGTCACCCGAGTGAGATCGACGCCCAAACACCGCGAGATCTCCTCGGCG
Protein-coding regions in this window:
- a CDS encoding ribose-phosphate pyrophosphokinase codes for the protein MDELSVPRRGFKLLAGTANKGLAEEISRCLGVDLTRVTISRFADGEIFVRIDENVRGADVFIVQPTNPPADSIMELLLLIDAARRASAARITCVMPYYGYSRQDRKDQPRVAIGAKLVANLITTAGANRVLGIDFHQHALQGFFDIPVDHLYAAPVFVSHYRKKQLRDLVVVAPDVGSAKMARGFAKRLNGSFAIIDKRRPTANVAEVLNVVGEVEGRDCLIPDDMIDTAGTVTEAARALKSLGAKDIYVCATHALLSGPAVERLTAAPIAEVTVTDTIAIPQSRRFEQLKVLSVGELLAKAIRYTHSDESVSSLFE